In Drosophila miranda strain MSH22 chromosome Y unlocalized genomic scaffold, D.miranda_PacBio2.1 Contig_Y3_pilon, whole genome shotgun sequence, a single window of DNA contains:
- the LOC108153682 gene encoding cysteine and histidine-rich protein 1 homolog, protein MSNANPSHNNEQPPAAKRQRLSDVAIKDESTLNEISTTMDSSEGEVGGSSGGGVSNLRERLHNILVCVVCREVPQPHDFYQCSHGHIMCEDCKTAVLAVAIFNNTRSCCPICRSLIRNYDQEQNLVVRQTLCELPISCPSCNDQFSDRKDLSRHLEFVCEGRVVCCKYHCLGCSWKGPYKDSVSHDSDCGFPQKQGKEILDILLHVEDKELGAQKPVLQLHRVLSASRVEFFTLKMKWIHRSEDLQPRTLESETIRAFEEDWVLRLRLKRAGEKITVSGQLLLSTTPRVSLMVDHLIQMPQSVCSAKQLHDIRPRIYRHIFDSTSKCANRQELPLAGPQALYRLFGMTRIQLRLWMFLHY, encoded by the exons ATGTCGAATGCCAACCCCAGTCACAACAACGAGCAGCCCCCAGCCGCCAAGAGGCAGCGATTGTCAGATGTTGCAATTAAAGATGAAAGTACTTTGAATGAGATTTCGACTACTATGGACAGCAGTGAGGGTGAGGTCGGCGGGTCCTCGGGTGGTGGCGTCTCCAATCTTCGCGAGCGACTGCATAACATACTGGTGTGCGTTGTGTGCCGCGAGGTTCCACAACCACACGACTTCTATCAGTGCAGCCATGGGCATATCATGTGTGAGGATTGCAAGACCGCCGTTCTGGCTGTTGCCATCTTCAATAACACGCGTTCCTGCTGCCCCATTTGTCGATCGCTCATTAGAAACTACGATCAGGAGCAGAATCTAGTGGTGCGCCAGACCCTCTGTGAGCTACCCATCAGCTGCCCCAGCTGCAATGACCAGTTCTCAGATAGGAAAGATCTCTCAAGACACTTGGAGTTCGTTTGTGAGGGGCGTGTGGTTTGCTGCAAGTACCACTGCCTGGGCTGTTCCTGGAAGGGCCCCTACAAGGACAGCGTCTCACATGATTCCGACTGTGGGTTTCCCCAGAAGCAGGGAAAGGAGATCCTAGATATTCTGCTGCATGTCGAGGACAAGGAGCTTGGGGCCCAAAAGCCCGTGTTGCAGCTCCATCGGGTGCTGAGTGCTAGCCGGGTGGAATTTTTCACCTTGAAAATGAAGTGGATACACCGCTCAGAGGATTTACAACCACGGACCCTCGAGTCTGAG ACGATTCGTGCCTTTGAGGAGGATTGGGTGCTGCGTCTACGTCTGAAAAGAGCTGGGGAAAAAATCACCGTCAGCGGCCAGCTGTTGCTATCGACTACCCCACGAGTGTCCCTCATGGTCGACCATTTGATCCAGATGCCGCAGAGTGTCTGCAGCGCCAAGCAGCTGCACGACATACGCCCGCGTATCTACCGCCATATTTTCGATTCAACCAGCAAGTGCGCAAACCGCCAGGAGCTTCCCTTGGCGGGACCTCAGGCCCTGTACCGGCTGTTTGGCATGACCCGGATCCAGCTCCGTTTGTGGATGTTTTTGCATTATTGA